Proteins encoded in a region of the Hippocampus zosterae strain Florida chromosome 11, ASM2543408v3, whole genome shotgun sequence genome:
- the ppp1r21 gene encoding protein phosphatase 1 regulatory subunit 21 isoform X1 — MANVTDLQTKYSRLAQEYSKLRAQNQVLKKAVVDEQANSASLKEQLKQRDQSLRKQEQEMDSLSFRNQQLAKRVELLQEELAASEAKGKRGKNKGDSPSHHGVRTQSVFDEDLQKKIEENERLHIQFYEADEQHKRQEAEMKTRLEELERESQHHQTVVDGLTTKYTETIERLQSDKARLEVKTQTLERERKDCRLRTEECQQQLRRCQSELNRQLKQSSSVIQEKVPFNDTKFSDYNSLNVPAHNRRHQLKARDVAGQALSFIQDLVAGLLNFHSYTEQRVHIYPLDSSIESISPLNQKFSQYLHENAVYVRPLEDSFLQLHQSITEDTVTVLETVDKLKNFSDIFSTYTRFLQKLLPYQLKSLEEECQTPLCTAALTVKNRELQNDVKRVTLVFDKLQNYINLLTFPSVRQDGMPQSSTSAVFTQLAACLHSLHDVVKEMSKHYNQKASLEQELPTTTQKLFTTTECLLGSLGSLTNSTSKLATFFSNNLDFFTSSGYSPRGNTGAFNPVQAEIMLSNKKKAAAYISALKKPRPQSVPYREALSNRRILTSSTESREGLTQQVQQGQEKIARLEQEKEHWLLEAQLGKVRLEKENQRISDLEAQLAMALGEGQISQMSAVSSVTQNHEEVESSQQTAAKETMCTSLVGMLCTVPLAEHVGDEESREQLIKTHYMTRVGELTTQLQVSDSKAVHFHSECRALARRLAIAEKSRETVVEEMKRANRNITHLQDELSTTKRSYEDQLSMMSDHLCSMNETLSKQREEIDTLKLGSKVHYGPFFLFSIFFNN, encoded by the exons CTGCGTGCCCAGAACCAGGTGTTGAAGAAGGCAGTTGTCGATGAGCAGGCCAACTCTGCATcgctcaaa GAGCAACTGAAACAGAGGGATCAGAGCCTTAGGAAGCAGGAGCAGGAGATGGACAGCCTCAGCTTTCGAAACCAGCAGCTGGCGAAGAGGGTGGAGCTTCTTCAAGAGGAGCTGGCTGCTAGTGAAGCAAAGGGCAAAAGGGGAAAG AATAAAGGAGATTCTCCTTCACACCATGGTGTGCGGACACAAAGTGTTTTTGACGAGGACCTGCAGAAAAAGATTGAAGAAAATGAGAGGCTTCACATTCAG TTTTACGAGGCAGATGAGCAGCATAAGAGACAGGAGGCTGAGATGAAGACACGTCTCGAGGAGTTGGAGCGAGAATCTCAACACCACCAGACTGTCGTGGATGGACTCACTACAAAGTACACAGAAACCATTGAGAGGCTGCAGAGTGACAAGGCGCGATTGGAG GTTAAAACACAGACtctggagagggagagaaaagatTGCAGATTGAGAACAGAGGAGTG TCAGCAGCAGTTAAGACGATGCCAGTCAGAACTGAACAGACAACTGAAACAAAGCAGCAGCGTCATCCAGGAGAAAGTGCCCTTTAACGACAcca AATTTAGTGACTACAACAGTCTAAATGTGCCGGCACACAATCGAAGACATCAG CTCAAAGCCCGGGATGTGGCAGGCCAAGCCTTGAGCTTCATTCAGGACCTGGTAGCTGGTCTGCTGAATTTCCATTCTTACACTGAGCAGAGAGTCCACATTTATCCGCTGGACTCTTCTATTGAGTCCATTTCCCCTTTGAATCAAAAG TTTTCTCAGTATCTGCATGAGAATGCAGTGTATGTCCGCCCCCTGGAGGACAGTTTTCTGCAGTTACACCAAAGTATCACAGAGGACACGGTCACAGTTCTG GAGACTGTGGACAAGCTGAAGAACTTCAGTGACATTTTCTCCACATATACCCGCTTCCTACAAAAGCTGCTCCCTTATCAACTAAAAAG TCTAGAGGAGGAGTGCCAGACACCACTTTGCACTGCTGCCCTTACAGTAAAGAACCGGGAACTACAGAATGATGTGAAGAGAGTGACTTTAGTGTTTGACAAGCTACAGAACTACATTAACCTGTTGACCTTTCCCA GCGTTCGCCAGGATGGAATGCCACAAAGTAGCACCTCCGCCGTCTTCACCCAACTAGCGGCTTGCCTGCATAGTCTTCATGATGTTGTTAAAG AAATGTCCAAGCACTACAACCAGAAGGCCAGCTTAGAGCAGGAgctccccaccaccacacagAAACTCTTCACCACTACAGAATGTCTGCTAGGCTCCCTCGGCTCACTGACCAACAGCACAAGCAAG CTTGCCACATTCTTCAGCAACAACTTGGATTTCTTCACGTCATCGGGCTACAGTCCCAGAGGAAACACAGGAGCTTTTAACCCTGTACAAGCCGAGATTATGCTTTCCAACAAAAAGAAAGCAGCTGCTTACATTAGTGCACTCAAAAAG CCCCGGCCACAGTCCGTTCCATACAGGGAAGCTCTGTCCAATCGCCGGATACTCACAAGCTCCACTGAGAGTAGAGAAGGTCTCACTCAACAG GTGCAGCAGGGTCAGGAAAAGATTGCACGTCTTGAGCAGGAAAAAGAACACTGGCTCCTGGAAGCTCAGCTTGGGAAAGTGCGGCTTGAAAAGGAGAATCAGCGTATTTCAGACCTGGAAGCACAGCTCGCTATGGCTCTTGGGGAAGGTCAGATCTCGCAGATGTCTGCAGTCAGCTCAGTGACACAGAACCACGAGGAAGTGGAGTCGTCTCAGCAAACTGCTGCAAAAGAAACTATGTGCACCAGCCTG GTTGGCATGTTGTGCACCGTGCCCTTAGCTGAGCAT GTGGGAGACGAGGAGTCCAGGGAGCAGTTGATAAAGACTCACTACATGACCAGAGTGGGAGAACTCACCACTCAGCTCCAGGTGTCAGACAGCAAAGCAGTGCACTTCCACTCTGAG TGTCGCGCTTTGGCCAGAAGATTAGCCATTGCAGAGAAATCACGTGAAACTGTTGTCGAGGAGATGAAACGTGCCAATCGAAACATCACGCACTTGCAG GATGAATTGAGCACAACCAAGAGGAGCTATGAGGATCAGCTGAGCATGATGAGTGACCATTTGTGTAGTATGAACGAGACGTTAAGCAAACAGAGAGAAGAGATCGACACACTTAAACTGGGCAGCAAGGTACACTACGGACCATTCTTTCTCTTTTCGATTTTCTTCAATAATTGA
- the ppp1r21 gene encoding protein phosphatase 1 regulatory subunit 21 isoform X2, which translates to MANVTDLQTKYSRLAQEYSKLRAQNQVLKKAVVDEQANSASLKEQLKQRDQSLRKQEQEMDSLSFRNQQLAKRVELLQEELAASEAKGKRGKNKGDSPSHHGVRTQSVFDEDLQKKIEENERLHIQFYEADEQHKRQEAEMKTRLEELERESQHHQTVVDGLTTKYTETIERLQSDKARLEVKTQTLERERKDCRLRTEECQQQLRRCQSELNRQLKQSSSVIQEKVPFNDTKFSDYNSLNVPAHNRRHQLKARDVAGQALSFIQDLVAGLLNFHSYTEQRVHIYPLDSSIESISPLNQKFSQYLHENAVYVRPLEDSFLQLHQSITEDTVTVLETVDKLKNFSDIFSTYTRFLQKLLPYQLKSLEEECQTPLCTAALTVKNRELQNDVKRVTLVFDKLQNYINLLTFPSVRQDGMPQSSTSAVFTQLAACLHSLHDVVKEMSKHYNQKASLEQELPTTTQKLFTTTECLLGSLGSLTNSTSKLATFFSNNLDFFTSSGYSPRGNTGAFNPVQAEIMLSNKKKAAAYISALKKPRPQSVPYREALSNRRILTSSTESREGLTQQVQQGQEKIARLEQEKEHWLLEAQLGKVRLEKENQRISDLEAQLAMALGEGQISQMSAVSSVTQNHEEVESSQQTAAKETMCTSLVGMLCTVPLAEHVGDEESREQLIKTHYMTRVGELTTQLQVSDSKAVHFHSECRALARRLAIAEKSRETVVEEMKRANRNITHLQDELSTTKRSYEDQLSMMSDHLCSMNETLSKQREEIDTLKLGSKTNAKKNKGR; encoded by the exons CTGCGTGCCCAGAACCAGGTGTTGAAGAAGGCAGTTGTCGATGAGCAGGCCAACTCTGCATcgctcaaa GAGCAACTGAAACAGAGGGATCAGAGCCTTAGGAAGCAGGAGCAGGAGATGGACAGCCTCAGCTTTCGAAACCAGCAGCTGGCGAAGAGGGTGGAGCTTCTTCAAGAGGAGCTGGCTGCTAGTGAAGCAAAGGGCAAAAGGGGAAAG AATAAAGGAGATTCTCCTTCACACCATGGTGTGCGGACACAAAGTGTTTTTGACGAGGACCTGCAGAAAAAGATTGAAGAAAATGAGAGGCTTCACATTCAG TTTTACGAGGCAGATGAGCAGCATAAGAGACAGGAGGCTGAGATGAAGACACGTCTCGAGGAGTTGGAGCGAGAATCTCAACACCACCAGACTGTCGTGGATGGACTCACTACAAAGTACACAGAAACCATTGAGAGGCTGCAGAGTGACAAGGCGCGATTGGAG GTTAAAACACAGACtctggagagggagagaaaagatTGCAGATTGAGAACAGAGGAGTG TCAGCAGCAGTTAAGACGATGCCAGTCAGAACTGAACAGACAACTGAAACAAAGCAGCAGCGTCATCCAGGAGAAAGTGCCCTTTAACGACAcca AATTTAGTGACTACAACAGTCTAAATGTGCCGGCACACAATCGAAGACATCAG CTCAAAGCCCGGGATGTGGCAGGCCAAGCCTTGAGCTTCATTCAGGACCTGGTAGCTGGTCTGCTGAATTTCCATTCTTACACTGAGCAGAGAGTCCACATTTATCCGCTGGACTCTTCTATTGAGTCCATTTCCCCTTTGAATCAAAAG TTTTCTCAGTATCTGCATGAGAATGCAGTGTATGTCCGCCCCCTGGAGGACAGTTTTCTGCAGTTACACCAAAGTATCACAGAGGACACGGTCACAGTTCTG GAGACTGTGGACAAGCTGAAGAACTTCAGTGACATTTTCTCCACATATACCCGCTTCCTACAAAAGCTGCTCCCTTATCAACTAAAAAG TCTAGAGGAGGAGTGCCAGACACCACTTTGCACTGCTGCCCTTACAGTAAAGAACCGGGAACTACAGAATGATGTGAAGAGAGTGACTTTAGTGTTTGACAAGCTACAGAACTACATTAACCTGTTGACCTTTCCCA GCGTTCGCCAGGATGGAATGCCACAAAGTAGCACCTCCGCCGTCTTCACCCAACTAGCGGCTTGCCTGCATAGTCTTCATGATGTTGTTAAAG AAATGTCCAAGCACTACAACCAGAAGGCCAGCTTAGAGCAGGAgctccccaccaccacacagAAACTCTTCACCACTACAGAATGTCTGCTAGGCTCCCTCGGCTCACTGACCAACAGCACAAGCAAG CTTGCCACATTCTTCAGCAACAACTTGGATTTCTTCACGTCATCGGGCTACAGTCCCAGAGGAAACACAGGAGCTTTTAACCCTGTACAAGCCGAGATTATGCTTTCCAACAAAAAGAAAGCAGCTGCTTACATTAGTGCACTCAAAAAG CCCCGGCCACAGTCCGTTCCATACAGGGAAGCTCTGTCCAATCGCCGGATACTCACAAGCTCCACTGAGAGTAGAGAAGGTCTCACTCAACAG GTGCAGCAGGGTCAGGAAAAGATTGCACGTCTTGAGCAGGAAAAAGAACACTGGCTCCTGGAAGCTCAGCTTGGGAAAGTGCGGCTTGAAAAGGAGAATCAGCGTATTTCAGACCTGGAAGCACAGCTCGCTATGGCTCTTGGGGAAGGTCAGATCTCGCAGATGTCTGCAGTCAGCTCAGTGACACAGAACCACGAGGAAGTGGAGTCGTCTCAGCAAACTGCTGCAAAAGAAACTATGTGCACCAGCCTG GTTGGCATGTTGTGCACCGTGCCCTTAGCTGAGCAT GTGGGAGACGAGGAGTCCAGGGAGCAGTTGATAAAGACTCACTACATGACCAGAGTGGGAGAACTCACCACTCAGCTCCAGGTGTCAGACAGCAAAGCAGTGCACTTCCACTCTGAG TGTCGCGCTTTGGCCAGAAGATTAGCCATTGCAGAGAAATCACGTGAAACTGTTGTCGAGGAGATGAAACGTGCCAATCGAAACATCACGCACTTGCAG GATGAATTGAGCACAACCAAGAGGAGCTATGAGGATCAGCTGAGCATGATGAGTGACCATTTGTGTAGTATGAACGAGACGTTAAGCAAACAGAGAGAAGAGATCGACACACTTAAACTGGGCAGCAAG ACAAACGCCAAGAAGAACAAAGGCCGCTAG